Genomic DNA from Methanobrevibacter millerae:
TAATAATTCCTTCATCGCCGTCAACTTCAACCAAAGCGCCATTAACCAGGTCCTTGGTTTCTGATGGTGAATCGACCATTGGAATATCTGACATTATAGCTCCAGTAGCTATTATAGGCTCTGCATTAAGACATATTATTGCCTTTGGAGCCGTATTGTTCTTCATCATCTGGAAAATTACGTAAGAACCTACAGTGGAGCCCTTTCCGCCGGGAATGAATAGAACCTTATCCTTAATGATTTGGCCTTTAAGCTCATGATTCGGATCTATTATTTCGCCGGTTTCGGGATTAACTCCGCCAAGAAAACTGATTGGTTCAGAGCTGACTATTAATTCTCCTTTTCCTTTACCTTTAGCAATATTTCTACATTCAATCATTATGAAATAATATGTTGAAAGTAGTATTTAAAAAAATTGGACTTTGGCATTGTTGCCACATATATTAATTAATCTGCGGACAGATACATAAAAATAATGAATATAACTATAAGATAACAGCAATGTTATGGAAAAAGCAGTAATTTAACACAAGGCCTGTTGAGGGTGTCCGCCAAAATTAGTTTTTGGTAGACTTATTGATTTTTTTTAAAATATTGTCACATCGAGTTTTAATTGGTGTATTACTGATTCTCTTTCGCAGAAATCTTCTAAATCTTCTGTTGAATTTTCTATTTCTTGAGTTATGTTGTATAATCTGATTAGATTATATGCTAATGCGTCTAAATATAGTCTTTCTTCTGTTCGTATCATTCCGATGACTACTTCTTTTTCTATTTGGAATTGTTCTTTTAATATTCCAAATGGTCCTTCAACACTTGATCTTTTTGCGTATTCGTCTTTATATTCTTGTTTTTCCATTTTACGGTTCAC
This window encodes:
- a CDS encoding DUF126 domain-containing protein, yielding MIECRNIAKGKGKGELIVSSEPISFLGGVNPETGEIIDPNHELKGQIIKDKVLFIPGGKGSTVGSYVIFQMMKNNTAPKAIICLNAEPIIATGAIMSDIPMVDSPSETKDLVNGALVEVDGDEGIITIL